In Enterobacter sp. 638, a single window of DNA contains:
- a CDS encoding YbeF family transcriptional regulator: MDYNNLPAKRLIDPGGQDKPQVFRTLRNIDLNLLTIFEAVYVHKGIVNAAKILNLTPSAISQSIQKLRAIFPDPLFIRKGQGVTPTAYATHLHEYISQGLESILGALDLTGSYDKQRTITIGTSPSVGALVLPTIYQAVKREAPQLLLRNIQVNDTETQLAQFQTDLIIDSNSFGSRALAHSVLYADGLLLVCRKNHPALSQTATMENLRDYEYALFMNDGHNLNHLRQRINDLFPDRQISFSSYNMFTIAALIGSSDLITIMPARLYNLLRHCWPLEQIPFAPLNAESIEISLHYNKLSLRDPVLENVINIVRQAF; encoded by the coding sequence GTGGATTATAATAATTTACCAGCTAAACGACTGATTGATCCCGGCGGACAAGACAAGCCGCAAGTTTTTCGGACTTTACGCAATATTGACCTCAATTTATTAACGATCTTTGAGGCAGTATATGTCCATAAGGGTATCGTTAATGCTGCGAAAATTCTTAATCTCACCCCGTCGGCAATTAGTCAGTCCATTCAAAAATTGCGCGCCATTTTTCCTGACCCTCTTTTTATACGTAAAGGTCAAGGAGTCACGCCCACTGCGTATGCCACTCACCTGCATGAGTACATTAGCCAGGGGCTAGAGTCGATTCTCGGCGCGCTGGATCTGACCGGAAGTTATGATAAGCAACGGACCATTACCATTGGCACCTCCCCTTCGGTAGGTGCGCTGGTCTTGCCCACGATTTATCAGGCAGTCAAACGTGAAGCGCCGCAATTATTGCTGCGAAATATTCAGGTTAATGACACCGAAACGCAGCTTGCTCAGTTCCAGACAGACCTGATCATCGACAGCAACTCTTTCGGCTCTCGCGCCCTGGCTCACAGTGTCCTTTATGCCGATGGATTGCTGCTGGTTTGCCGCAAAAATCATCCTGCGCTAAGCCAGACCGCGACCATGGAAAATTTGCGCGACTATGAATACGCTTTATTCATGAATGATGGGCATAACCTAAACCATCTTCGCCAGCGTATTAACGATCTGTTCCCGGATCGCCAGATTAGCTTCAGCAGTTACAATATGTTCACGATTGCCGCGCTGATTGGCAGCAGCGATTTGATCACCATCATGCCTGCGCGACTGTACAATCTGCTGCGTCACTGTTGGCCGCTCGAGCAAATTCCTTTCGCGCCTCTAAATGCAGAATCCATCGAGATCTCACTGCATTACAACAAGCTCAGTCTTCGCGATCCGGTGCTGGAAAATGTTATCAACATTGTCCGCCAGGCTTTTTGA
- the lipB gene encoding lipoyl(octanoyl) transferase LipB, which produces MYQDKILVRHLGLQPYEPVSQAMHDFTDSRDDHTPDEIWLVEHHPVFTQGQAGKAEHVLVPGDIPVIQSDRGGQVTYHGPGQQVMYVLLNLKRRKLGVRELVTLLEQTVVDTLAEYDIDAHPRADAPGVYVGEMKICSLGLRIRKGCSFHGLALNINMDLSPFLRINPCGYAGMEMTQMRQWVENATPGIIGPLLVSKLLALLNNPPHEYIPA; this is translated from the coding sequence TTGTATCAGGATAAAATTCTTGTCCGCCATCTCGGGCTGCAACCCTATGAGCCTGTCTCTCAGGCCATGCATGATTTCACCGATTCTCGCGATGACCACACGCCTGACGAAATCTGGCTGGTAGAGCATCATCCCGTTTTCACTCAAGGCCAGGCTGGAAAAGCAGAGCACGTATTAGTTCCAGGTGATATTCCTGTTATCCAAAGTGACCGCGGCGGGCAAGTGACCTATCACGGACCTGGTCAGCAGGTCATGTACGTTCTCCTGAATCTGAAGCGTCGTAAGCTGGGTGTTCGCGAATTGGTCACATTGCTCGAACAAACCGTGGTTGATACCCTGGCTGAGTACGATATTGACGCTCATCCGCGTGCCGATGCGCCGGGGGTGTATGTCGGTGAGATGAAGATCTGCTCGTTAGGTTTGCGAATCAGAAAAGGGTGCTCATTTCATGGGCTTGCGCTCAATATCAACATGGATCTATCCCCCTTCCTGCGCATCAATCCTTGCGGTTATGCAGGAATGGAAATGACCCAAATGCGTCAGTGGGTAGAAAACGCCACACCGGGTATTATTGGCCCTCTCCTGGTGAGTAAACTTTTAGCGCTGCTAAACAATCCCCCGCACGAATATATTCCCGCTTAA
- the ybeD gene encoding DUF493 family protein YbeD, translated as MKTKLNELLEFPTSFTYKVMGQALPELVDQVVEVVQRHAPGDYSPTVKPSSKGNYHSVSITITATHIEQVETLYEELGNIDIVRMVL; from the coding sequence ATGAAAACCAAACTTAACGAACTGCTTGAATTCCCAACCTCATTTACTTACAAAGTAATGGGTCAGGCATTGCCGGAGCTGGTTGACCAGGTGGTTGAAGTGGTACAGCGCCATGCGCCAGGTGACTACTCTCCGACGGTAAAACCGAGCAGCAAAGGCAACTACCATTCCGTCTCAATTACCATTACTGCCACGCATATTGAGCAGGTTGAGACGCTGTACGAAGAGCTTGGTAATATCGACATCGTACGTATGGTGCTGTAA
- the dacA gene encoding D-alanyl-D-alanine carboxypeptidase DacA translates to MKTTFSARFLQRMALTTALCAATLSVAHADDLNIKTMIPGVPQIDAESYILIDYNSGKVLAEMNADSRRDPASLTKMMTSYVIGQAMKAGKFKETDLVTVGNDAWATGNPVFKGSSLMFLKPGMQVPVSQLIRGINLQSGNDACVAMADFAAGSQDAFVGLMNSYVSALGLKNSHFQTVHGLDAEGQYSSARDMALIGQALIRDVPNEYTIYKEKEFTFNGIRQTNRNGLLWDNSLKVDGIKTGHTDKAGYNLVASATEGQMRLISAVMGGRTFKGRETESKKLLTWGFRFFETVNPLKAGKEFASEPVWFGDNDRASLGVDKDLYLTIPRGRMKDLKASYVLNTSELHAPLKKNQVVGTINFQLDGKTIDQRPLVVLDEIPEGNFFGKIIDYIKLMFHHWFG, encoded by the coding sequence ATGAAGACCACTTTCTCCGCTCGTTTTTTGCAGCGCATGGCGCTGACCACGGCCCTTTGCGCAGCAACGCTGTCAGTTGCTCACGCTGATGACCTGAATATCAAGACCATGATCCCTGGCGTTCCGCAAATTGACGCGGAATCCTACATCCTGATCGACTACAACTCTGGCAAAGTGCTGGCTGAAATGAACGCGGATTCACGCCGTGACCCGGCTAGCCTCACCAAGATGATGACCAGCTATGTCATCGGTCAGGCCATGAAAGCGGGCAAGTTCAAAGAAACTGATCTGGTTACCGTGGGTAACGATGCATGGGCTACCGGTAATCCGGTGTTCAAAGGCTCTTCCCTGATGTTCCTGAAACCAGGCATGCAGGTTCCCGTATCGCAGCTGATCCGGGGTATCAACCTGCAATCAGGTAACGATGCCTGTGTTGCGATGGCCGATTTTGCGGCGGGCAGCCAGGATGCGTTCGTTGGCTTGATGAACAGCTACGTTTCCGCGCTGGGTCTGAAAAACAGCCACTTCCAGACCGTTCACGGCCTTGATGCTGAAGGTCAGTACAGTTCTGCACGTGACATGGCGCTGATTGGTCAGGCACTTATCCGCGACGTTCCCAACGAATACACCATCTATAAAGAAAAAGAATTTACCTTTAACGGTATCCGTCAGACCAACCGCAACGGCTTACTGTGGGATAACAGCCTGAAGGTTGACGGCATCAAAACAGGCCATACGGATAAAGCCGGTTACAACCTGGTGGCGTCCGCAACGGAAGGTCAGATGCGTTTGATCTCCGCCGTGATGGGGGGGCGCACCTTTAAAGGCCGTGAAACCGAAAGCAAAAAACTGCTGACCTGGGGCTTCCGTTTCTTCGAGACCGTGAACCCACTTAAAGCCGGTAAAGAGTTTGCCTCTGAGCCAGTGTGGTTTGGCGACAACGACCGCGCGTCGCTGGGTGTTGATAAAGATCTGTACCTGACGATCCCTCGTGGCCGTATGAAAGACTTGAAAGCCAGCTACGTGCTCAACACCAGTGAACTCCACGCACCACTGAAGAAAAACCAGGTTGTTGGTACTATCAACTTCCAGTTGGATGGAAAAACCATCGATCAGCGCCCTCTGGTTGTTCTTGACGAAATTCCTGAAGGCAATTTCTTCGGCAAAATCATTGATTACATTAAATTGATGTTCCATCACTGGTTTGGTTAA